One Vanessa cardui chromosome 14, ilVanCard2.1, whole genome shotgun sequence DNA segment encodes these proteins:
- the LOC124535021 gene encoding zinc finger protein 91 isoform X1 — protein MNSQVCVNCFNKKAVNQTDNRLVTESCGHIKCMDCLLHEKSGCLACLRNESEGETIVLENENKDTELATTYEVPIETEIIHKEDQIDLENLSMKKLEYAHIKIEMDGGKRCYTCTICKKKFYARSQVCYHAYCNGQKKPHHCQQCKQSFASLSHYKYHMRVHNQERSYTCEVCGAAFYQMSKLKRHRLKHTKEKNYPCNECSKAFNNHSSLRKHMLTHTQERPYVCATCGRRFRDGSNYKKHVDKHKKRCTTCGEELREDAGEHRCRAGGAGLRAHACPRCRKAFHSRKDMRRHAAIHSDSKPFRCKACPEERRFRRKDNLERHIRNAHPDCAPSAAAECDLGALQSVARHALAADDPPATHHALASPDHCYDRTEKIRLEILNPLPPLPQDVIRQHIDVPVASDAKVISNAESVVDKKSIIEANNARESVIVEKRNADGDKKVEKMSPENEYVHKIRKAIIPLPPIDQEKFRSVQRGLIPPSVTTAPSIKNMEIYKKILYEKIEKDTTEVIQNPKMHWRRKMEQDIN, from the exons ATGAATTCTCAAGTCTgtgttaattgttttaataaaaaggctGTTAATCAGACGGACAATCGTCTAGTGACTGAAAGCTGTGGTCATATTAAGTGTATGGACTGTTTACTTCATGAAAAATCGGGTTGTCTTGCTTGTTTGAGAAATGAGAGTGAAGGAGAAACTATAGTTTTGGAGAATGAAAACAAAGACACCGAACTAGCTACCACTTATGAAGTTCCCATAGAAACTGAAATCATTCATAAAGAGGATCAAATTGATTTAGAAAATTTAAGTATGAAAAAGTTGGAATATGCACACATAAAAATAGAGATGG atGGCGGTAAAAGGTGCTACACTTGTACAATTTGCAAGAAAAAGTTCTATGCTCGAAGTCAAGTTTGCTATCATGCATATTGTAATGGACAGAAGAAGCCTCATCATTGTCAACAGTGTAAACAG AGTTTTGCGTCACTCTCCCACTACAAGTACCACATGCGTGTACACAATCAGGAGCGCTCGTACACGTGTGAGGTTTGCGGCGCCGCGTTCTATCAGATGTCCAAACTCAAGAGACATAGACTTAAACACACCA AAGAAAAGAACTACCCGTGCAACGAATGTAGCAAAGCGTTCAACAACCACTCGTCGCTCCGCAAGCACATGTTGACGCACACGCAGGAGCGGCCCTACGTGTGCGCGACGTGCGGCCGACGCTTCCGGGACGGCTCCAACTACAAGAAACACGTCGACAAGCACA AGAAACGTTGCACCACGTGTGGCGAGGAGCTGCGCGAGGATGCGGGGGAGCACCGCTGccgcgcggggggcgcgggcctGCGCGCGCACGCGTGTCCGCGCTGCCGGAAGGCCTTCCACTCGCGCAAGGACATGCGCCGCCACGCCGCCATACACTCCG ATTCGAAGCCCTTCAGATGTAAAGCTTGCCCGGAAGAACGTCGCTTCAGACGAAAAGACAACCTGGAGCGACACATTCGCAACGCGCACCCCGACTGCGCGCCCTCCGCCGCGGCCGAGTGCGACCTGGGCGCGTTGCAGAGCGTCGCCCGCCACGCCCTCGCCGCCGACGACCCGCCGGCCACCCACCACGCCCTCGCCTCGCCCGACCACTGCTACGACCGCACGGAGAAGATCAGACTCGAGATCCTCAACCCCCTGCCTCCACTGCCGCAGGACGTCATCCGACAGCACATCGACGTACCAGTCGCGTCGGACGCGAAGGTGATCAGTAATGCCGAGAGTGTGGTCGACAAGAAGTCCATCATCGAGGCGAATAACGCGCGCGAGAGTGTCATCGTGGAGAAACGGAACGCGGACGGTGATAAGAAAGTCGAAAAGATGAGTCCGGAGAACGAGTACGTACACAAGATCCGTAAGGCGATAATACCTCTACCTCCGATAGACCAAGAGAAGTTCCGCAGCGTTCAGAGAGGATTGATACCGCCGAGCGTGACGACTGCTCCgtctataaaaaatatggaaatttATAAGAAGATTTTGTATGAGAAAATAGAGAAGGATACGACTGAGGTTATACAGAACCCAAAAATGCATTGGAGGAGAAAGATGGAGCAGGATATTAATTA A
- the LOC124535021 gene encoding zinc finger protein 91 isoform X2: protein MNSQVCVNCFNKKAVNQTDNRLVTESCGHIKCMDCLLHEKSGCLACLRNESEGETIVLENENKDTELATTYEVPIETEIIHKEDQIDLENLSMKKLEYAHIKIEMDGGKRCYTCTICKKKFYARSQVCYHAYCNGQKKPHHCQQCKQSFASLSHYKYHMRVHNQERSYTCEVCGAAFYQMSKLKRHRLKHTKEKNYPCNECSKAFNNHSSLRKHMLTHTQERPYVCATCGRRFRDGSNYKKHVDKHKKRCTTCGEELREDAGEHRCRAGGAGLRAHACPRCRKAFHSRKDMRRHAAIHSDSKPFRCKACPEERRFRRKDNLERHIRNAHPDCAPSAAAECDLGALQSVARHALAADDPPATHHALASPDHCYDRTEKIRLEILNPLPPLPQDVIRQHIDVPVASDAKVISNAESVVDKKSIIEANNARESVIVEKRNADGDKKVEKMSPENEYVHKIRKAIIPLPPIDQEKFRSVQRGLIPPSVTTAPSIKNMEIYKKILYEKIEKDTTEVIQNPKMHWRRKMEQDIN, encoded by the exons ATGAATTCTCAAGTCTgtgttaattgttttaataaaaaggctGTTAATCAGACGGACAATCGTCTAGTGACTGAAAGCTGTGGTCATATTAAGTGTATGGACTGTTTACTTCATGAAAAATCGGGTTGTCTTGCTTGTTTGAGAAATGAGAGTGAAGGAGAAACTATAGTTTTGGAGAATGAAAACAAAGACACCGAACTAGCTACCACTTATGAAGTTCCCATAGAAACTGAAATCATTCATAAAGAGGATCAAATTGATTTAGAAAATTTAAGTATGAAAAAGTTGGAATATGCACACATAAAAATAGAGATGG atGGCGGTAAAAGGTGCTACACTTGTACAATTTGCAAGAAAAAGTTCTATGCTCGAAGTCAAGTTTGCTATCATGCATATTGTAATGGACAGAAGAAGCCTCATCATTGTCAACAGTGTAAACAG AGTTTTGCGTCACTCTCCCACTACAAGTACCACATGCGTGTACACAATCAGGAGCGCTCGTACACGTGTGAGGTTTGCGGCGCCGCGTTCTATCAGATGTCCAAACTCAAGAGACATAGACTTAAACACACCA AAGAAAAGAACTACCCGTGCAACGAATGTAGCAAAGCGTTCAACAACCACTCGTCGCTCCGCAAGCACATGTTGACGCACACGCAGGAGCGGCCCTACGTGTGCGCGACGTGCGGCCGACGCTTCCGGGACGGCTCCAACTACAAGAAACACGTCGACAAGCACA AGAAACGTTGCACCACGTGTGGCGAGGAGCTGCGCGAGGATGCGGGGGAGCACCGCTGccgcgcggggggcgcgggcctGCGCGCGCACGCGTGTCCGCGCTGCCGGAAGGCCTTCCACTCGCGCAAGGACATGCGCCGCCACGCCGCCATACACTCCG ATTCGAAGCCCTTCAGATGTAAAGCTTGCCCGGAAGAACGTCGCTTCAGACGAAAAGACAACCTGGAGCGACACATTCGCAACGCGCACCCCGACTGCGCGCCCTCCGCCGCGGCCGAGTGCGACCTGGGCGCGTTGCAGAGCGTCGCCCGCCACGCCCTCGCCGCCGACGACCCGCCGGCCACCCACCACGCCCTCGCCTCGCCCGACCACTGCTACGACCGCACGGAGAAGATCAGACTCGAGATCCTCAACCCCCTGCCTCCACTGCCGCAGGACGTCATCCGACAGCACATCGACGTACCAGTCGCGTCGGACGCGAAGGTGATCAGTAATGCCGAGAGTGTGGTCGACAAGAAGTCCATCATCGAGGCGAATAACGCGCGCGAGAGTGTCATCGTGGAGAAACGGAACGCGGACGGTGATAAGAAAGTCGAAAAGATGAGTCCGGAGAACGAGTACGTACACAAGATCCGTAAGGCGATAATACCTCTACCTCCGATAGACCAAGAGAAGTTCCGCAGCGTTCAGAGAGGATTGATACCGCCGAGCGTGACGACTGCTCCgtctataaaaaatatggaaatttATAAGAAGATTTTGTATGAGAAAATAGAGAAGGATACGACTGAGGTTATACAGAACCCAAAAATGCATTGGAGGAGAAAGATGGAGCAGGATATTAATTAG
- the LOC124535023 gene encoding elongin-B, with amino-acid sequence MDVFLMIRRKKLTIFTDAKDTTTVLELKKMIEGILKVPPPSQMLFNKDSQLMEDEKTLAEYGLTSATAKAQCPAPIGLALRKENGEFETLELTQYSTPPDLPDVMKSQETNGQEQMDQH; translated from the exons atg gaTGTCTTTTTAATGATTAGGCGAAAAAAATTGACCATCTTCACAGATGCGAAGGATACTACGACTGTTTTAGAATTGAAGAAAATGATAGAAG GTATCCTGAAAGTACCACCCCCAAGTCAGATGCTATTCAACAAGGACAGTCAGCTAATGGAAGATGAAAAGACCCTCGCAGAGTATGGACTAACTTCGGCCACAGCTAAGGCTCAGTGCCCCGCTCCGATTGGATTGGCTTTACG aaaagAAAATGGTGAATTTGAGACTTTGGAACTGACACAGTACTCTACACCACCCGATCTACCTGATGTGATGAAATCTCAGGAGACCAATGGACAGGAACAG ATGGATCAGCACTAA